AAAGAGCAGGTGGAAAGGTTCAAATCTCCCTTTGTCTCCACCTATGACGACGGCGCAGACCGCATCGGGCCCATAGGGGCTGCAACGGTGCTTCCCGGCATGGAGGGGATGAAGGAGATGATAGGCATGGACGCCCACATCGTGGTCAACGCCCTACCCGGAAGCATTGGGCTCGAGCCCACGATTGAAGCATTGAAACAGAACAAGGTCCTGGCCCTCGCGAACAAGGAAAGCCTTGTAATGGGGGGGCGAATGGTCGAGGCCCTGCTGAGGATTGGCACGGGAAAACTCATCCCCGTCGACAGCGAGCATTCCGCCATATACCAGCTTTTGAAGTCGGTTCCCGGAAAAGAGCTCAGCCATCTTACCATCACCGCTTCGGGCGGCCCCTTCAGGGGCCTGAGCATTGAGGACCTGGAGAGGGTAAGCCCGGCAGAGGCCCTCAACCATCCCACGTGGAAAATGGGCAACAAGATCACCCTCGACTCGGCGACCATGATGAATAAGGGACTTGAGGTAATAGAGGCACGCTGGCTTTTCGATATCAGCCCGGACCGCATAAAAGTCGTGGTCCATCCGGAGAGCATCATCCATGGCATCATAGAATTCGTGGACAACGGGATCATGGCGTACCTGTCATACCCGGACATGCGCAT
The sequence above is drawn from the Syntrophorhabdaceae bacterium genome and encodes:
- the dxr gene encoding 1-deoxy-D-xylulose-5-phosphate reductoisomerase → MRKKIVVLGSTGSIGRATLDVIAQQEEKFEVLGLACRENIALLKEQVERFKSPFVSTYDDGADRIGPIGAATVLPGMEGMKEMIGMDAHIVVNALPGSIGLEPTIEALKQNKVLALANKESLVMGGRMVEALLRIGTGKLIPVDSEHSAIYQLLKSVPGKELSHLTITASGGPFRGLSIEDLERVSPAEALNHPTWKMGNKITLDSATMMNKGLEVIEARWLFDISPDRIKVVVHPESIIHGIIEFVDNGIMAYLSYPDMRIPIAYALNEEERHPLPFGKLSMDEPFNLTFHPPDLERFPCLRLAYEALEMGDSALIAVNSANEVAAAAFVEGKISFTQIPILIEEALSHHPAARVIDTVDSIWEIHRLTKEFTERKLGEFYGH